A genome region from Brachymonas denitrificans includes the following:
- a CDS encoding LrgB family protein translates to MAHDPSSLLAQAGNWLMHIPGDANLFWISVTLIAYASTMALYRRSRAHPLMLPVVTGTVMVVALLVATDTPYPHYLSAVSPLVFMIGPATVALAVPLFGQVPRLKTLWRPVMVALLAGCVVAMGSAWLIAWVFGGNAQTLISLVPKSSTMPIATSLSQHFGGLVPLAAAAVALTGISATMLSGPVLRWFFGPLDDAAHGFALGLSAHAIGTARALQISETAGAFAAMAMSLNGLMTALLMPLVAAGIAAYR, encoded by the coding sequence ATGGCGCATGATCCCTCCTCCCTGCTGGCACAGGCAGGCAACTGGCTCATGCACATTCCTGGCGACGCGAACCTGTTCTGGATCAGCGTGACGCTGATTGCCTATGCCTCGACAATGGCACTGTACCGCCGCAGCCGGGCTCATCCGTTGATGCTGCCGGTGGTAACCGGCACCGTCATGGTCGTAGCCCTGCTGGTGGCAACGGACACCCCTTACCCGCACTACCTTTCGGCGGTCTCGCCGCTGGTGTTCATGATCGGGCCGGCGACGGTCGCCCTGGCGGTGCCCTTGTTCGGTCAGGTACCGCGTCTCAAGACGCTGTGGAGGCCGGTGATGGTTGCATTGCTCGCGGGTTGCGTGGTGGCGATGGGATCTGCCTGGCTGATTGCCTGGGTCTTCGGCGGCAACGCACAGACCCTGATCTCGCTGGTCCCGAAGTCATCCACCATGCCGATCGCCACAAGCCTGAGCCAGCACTTCGGCGGACTGGTGCCACTGGCTGCCGCGGCGGTTGCACTCACGGGAATCTCCGCCACCATGCTGTCCGGCCCGGTTCTTCGCTGGTTCTTCGGACCGCTCGACGACGCGGCGCATGGGTTCGCACTCGGACTGAGCGCGCACGCAATCGGTACCGCGCGTGCATTGCAGATCAGCGAGACAGCAGGGGCTTTCGCGGCGATGGCGATGAGCCTCAATGGCCTGATGACCGCATTGCTGATGCCGCTCGTGGCC
- a CDS encoding CidA/LrgA family protein, with amino-acid sequence MIRALTILLLLQLAGDILARLLQLPLPGGLVGMLLLLGGLMVRGRLSPELQQTSQLLLQNLMLLFIPFIAGILAQLEHVRAQWLPFVAACVLGALVSLLVTAWTFRWMLARQEHRSRHGA; translated from the coding sequence ATGATACGCGCACTGACCATACTCTTGCTGCTGCAACTGGCCGGAGACATCCTGGCACGGCTGCTGCAACTTCCGTTGCCTGGCGGTCTTGTCGGCATGCTGTTGCTGCTGGGCGGGCTGATGGTTCGCGGGCGTCTGAGCCCGGAGCTGCAACAGACAAGCCAACTGCTGCTGCAGAACCTGATGCTGCTGTTCATTCCGTTCATCGCCGGCATTCTTGCGCAGCTTGAACACGTGCGTGCGCAATGGTTACCGTTCGTGGCCGCATGCGTGCTCGGCGCCCTGGTTTCGCTGCTGGTCACCGCCTGGACATTCCGCTGGATGCTGGCACGTCAGGAACACAGGTCCCGCCATGGCGCATGA
- a CDS encoding PLP-dependent aminotransferase family protein, which yields MKDAIDIPWLRPLSEGAGPRYLQIADLIDDAIHSGKLGAGDPVPSQRWLAAKLGVDLTTVTRAYTEARNRGLIASFSGRGSFVVGPADPAQSGRIDLSMNTPPQPADHSMAEHIRKGLQEVLAHQPIDSLSRYPSEGSRRCAIQAAQAWLRPALGDLDSAHLMLCEGAQAALFGILLTEARRGETVLCEALTYPGFLQAARRLGLRVVALEGDEDGVLPDAIERAHSAFDARWLYLNPTLHNPTTRTMPESRRKDVANTVQRLGMTLIEDDPYRYLLGDAPPPIAALNGGIGTYYLASLSKCLSPALRTAFVLPPRGQDSSSLQDGLLAASMGGSPLLTALAEHWLRSGAARHLVQEIQREARARQSLARAWLPAGAQAHPTGLHVWLTLPDHWNQHLFAHALDGAGISVACAEAFSAEAGAVDHAVRLSLGGANDHAALARALQTIADLLPKNIRRGSHGIV from the coding sequence ATGAAAGATGCAATCGACATTCCCTGGCTCAGACCGCTGTCGGAGGGAGCCGGCCCGCGCTACCTGCAAATTGCCGATCTGATTGATGACGCCATCCACTCGGGCAAATTGGGAGCCGGCGACCCGGTACCCTCCCAGCGTTGGCTGGCGGCCAAGCTCGGCGTCGACCTCACGACGGTGACGCGCGCCTACACGGAAGCACGCAACCGCGGCCTGATCGCCTCCTTCAGCGGCCGCGGCTCTTTTGTCGTCGGCCCCGCCGATCCGGCGCAATCGGGCCGCATCGACCTGAGCATGAACACGCCGCCGCAGCCGGCAGACCACTCGATGGCGGAACACATCCGCAAGGGGTTGCAGGAAGTTCTGGCGCATCAGCCCATCGACAGCCTCTCGCGCTATCCGAGCGAGGGCTCACGCCGCTGCGCCATTCAGGCAGCCCAGGCGTGGCTGCGACCGGCGCTCGGCGACTTGGACAGCGCTCATCTGATGCTGTGCGAAGGGGCTCAAGCAGCCCTCTTTGGCATCCTGCTGACCGAGGCACGGCGTGGCGAAACGGTGTTGTGCGAAGCGCTGACCTACCCCGGCTTCCTGCAGGCCGCCCGCCGGCTCGGCCTGCGCGTAGTGGCACTCGAAGGGGACGAGGACGGAGTATTGCCCGATGCCATCGAGCGGGCGCACAGCGCGTTCGACGCCCGATGGCTCTACCTCAACCCGACCCTGCACAATCCCACCACGCGGACCATGCCTGAAAGCCGGCGCAAGGATGTCGCCAACACAGTGCAGCGGCTGGGGATGACCCTGATCGAGGATGATCCCTACCGGTATCTGCTGGGCGACGCGCCACCGCCAATCGCCGCACTGAACGGCGGAATCGGGACGTATTACCTGGCATCCTTATCCAAATGCCTCTCCCCCGCCCTGCGTACCGCCTTCGTACTCCCCCCCAGGGGACAGGACAGCAGCTCGCTGCAGGATGGTCTGCTGGCCGCCAGCATGGGCGGCTCCCCCTTGCTGACAGCCCTCGCCGAACACTGGTTGCGCAGCGGCGCAGCCCGGCACCTCGTGCAGGAAATCCAGCGCGAGGCGCGCGCCCGCCAGAGCCTGGCGCGCGCTTGGCTTCCGGCGGGCGCACAGGCCCATCCCACTGGGCTGCACGTCTGGTTGACACTGCCGGACCATTGGAATCAGCACCTGTTTGCCCATGCCCTCGATGGGGCCGGCATCAGCGTGGCCTGCGCCGAGGCTTTCAGCGCCGAAGCCGGAGCAGTAGACCATGCGGTACGCCTCTCGCTGGGCGGCGCCAACGACCACGCGGCGCTGGCCAGGGCATTGCAAACCATTGCCGACCTGCTTCCCAAAAACATCCGCCGAGGCTCCCATGGCATTGTCTGA
- a CDS encoding cytochrome ubiquinol oxidase subunit I yields the protein MTDLSALDLARIQFGFTISFHILFPAITIGLAAFLAVLEGLWLWKKDDAYLELYQFWSKIFAVNFAMGVVSGLVMAYQFGTNWSFYSQFAGSITGPLLAYEVLTAFFLEAGCLGVMLFGWNKVGRGLHFFATVMVALGTLVSATWILASNSWMQTPQGHEVINGVVVPVDWMAVIFNPSFPYRLAHMVTAAMLSTALFVGASGAWHLLRGNRQPAVKRMFSMALWMVFFTAPLQVFIGDLHGLNTLEHQPAKIAAMEGHWENKPGEGVPLILFGMPDMQAETTRYKLEVPHLGSLILTHTLDGQIPGLKEFAPQDRPNSPVVFWSFRIMVGLGMLMLLLGLHGAWARWRDRLYDSPALSRFALWMGPSGLIALLAGWFVTEVGRQPWVVYGLMRTRDAVSNHSPMTLSIGLLILVVMYFAIFGMGIAYMLRLVKQGPDRLDEHAAPDASVLLHRPARPLSAVDEPLFPNHKAP from the coding sequence ATGACGGATCTCAGCGCACTCGACCTTGCCCGTATTCAGTTCGGGTTTACGATTTCCTTTCACATCCTCTTTCCGGCCATCACCATCGGCCTGGCCGCGTTTCTGGCCGTGCTGGAGGGCCTCTGGCTATGGAAGAAGGATGACGCCTATCTGGAGCTCTATCAGTTCTGGTCGAAGATCTTCGCGGTGAACTTCGCCATGGGCGTGGTCTCGGGTCTGGTCATGGCTTACCAGTTCGGCACCAACTGGAGTTTCTATTCCCAGTTTGCCGGCAGCATTACCGGCCCGCTCCTGGCCTACGAGGTGCTCACGGCCTTCTTTCTCGAAGCCGGTTGTCTCGGTGTCATGCTGTTTGGCTGGAACAAGGTGGGGCGCGGCCTACACTTTTTCGCCACAGTCATGGTGGCGCTCGGCACGCTGGTTTCGGCCACCTGGATTCTGGCTTCCAACAGCTGGATGCAAACGCCACAAGGCCATGAGGTCATCAACGGCGTGGTGGTCCCGGTGGACTGGATGGCGGTCATCTTCAATCCCTCCTTCCCGTATCGTCTGGCGCACATGGTGACAGCCGCGATGCTCTCGACGGCGCTATTCGTTGGCGCATCCGGTGCATGGCACCTGCTGCGTGGCAACCGGCAGCCCGCCGTCAAGCGCATGTTCTCCATGGCGCTGTGGATGGTGTTTTTCACCGCGCCGCTGCAGGTTTTCATCGGCGACCTGCATGGTCTCAACACCCTCGAGCACCAGCCGGCCAAGATTGCCGCCATGGAAGGCCATTGGGAGAACAAGCCGGGGGAAGGCGTGCCGCTGATCCTGTTCGGCATGCCTGACATGCAGGCCGAAACCACCCGCTACAAACTGGAGGTGCCTCACCTGGGCAGCCTGATCCTGACCCACACGCTGGACGGCCAGATTCCCGGGCTCAAGGAGTTCGCGCCGCAAGACCGTCCCAACTCCCCCGTCGTGTTCTGGTCGTTCCGGATCATGGTGGGTCTGGGCATGCTGATGCTGCTGCTCGGCTTGCATGGCGCCTGGGCGCGCTGGCGCGACCGGCTGTATGACAGTCCGGCGCTGAGCCGGTTCGCGCTCTGGATGGGGCCGTCCGGGCTGATCGCCCTGCTGGCAGGCTGGTTCGTGACCGAGGTGGGTCGCCAGCCCTGGGTGGTGTATGGCCTGATGCGTACGCGGGACGCAGTGTCCAACCACTCGCCCATGACCCTGTCCATCGGGCTGCTGATTCTGGTCGTGATGTATTTCGCCATCTTCGGCATGGGCATTGCCTACATGCTGAGACTGGTAAAACAGGGGCCCGACAGGCTGGACGAGCATGCCGCGCCAGACGCGTCTGTGCTTCTGCACCGGCCTGCACGCCCACTTTCCGCGGTCGATGAACCGCTGTTCCCCAACCACAAGGCACCCTGA
- the cydB gene encoding cytochrome d ubiquinol oxidase subunit II: MGIDLPLIWFLIIGFGIMMYVIMDGFDLGIGILFPFIPGREDRDTMVNTVAPVWDGNETWLVLGGAGLMAAFPKAYAILLSALYIPALCFLAGLILRGVSFEFRFKADEAHKPFWDKAFMTGSFVAAFFQGVILGAFLEGHRVVNGVAVGDAMSWLSPFSLFTGVGVVVAYALLGAAWLILKTEGRLQERVKAMARPILLTTLAIILIVSIWTPLAHPAIAERWFGWPRILYFAPVPVLVLVAVWAILRSLAGTPHAAPFVWSLILVFLGYSGLVISIWPNILPPEISIWDAAAPAQSLGFALVGALLIIPFILAYTAWSYYVFRGKVKAGEGYH, translated from the coding sequence ATGGGCATCGATCTCCCCCTCATCTGGTTCCTGATCATCGGTTTCGGCATCATGATGTACGTCATCATGGACGGCTTCGATCTGGGCATCGGCATCCTGTTTCCCTTTATTCCGGGCCGCGAAGACCGCGACACCATGGTCAATACCGTCGCTCCGGTCTGGGACGGCAACGAGACCTGGCTGGTGCTGGGCGGCGCCGGCCTGATGGCCGCCTTCCCCAAGGCTTATGCCATTCTCCTGAGCGCGCTCTACATTCCGGCCCTGTGTTTCCTGGCCGGACTGATCCTGCGTGGCGTGTCCTTCGAATTCCGTTTCAAGGCGGACGAAGCCCACAAGCCGTTCTGGGACAAGGCCTTCATGACGGGCTCGTTCGTGGCGGCATTTTTCCAGGGCGTGATACTGGGCGCCTTCCTGGAAGGGCACCGGGTGGTGAATGGCGTTGCCGTCGGAGATGCCATGAGCTGGCTGAGCCCGTTCAGCCTGTTCACCGGCGTGGGCGTCGTGGTGGCCTATGCGCTGCTGGGTGCTGCCTGGCTCATCCTGAAGACTGAAGGCCGGCTGCAGGAACGCGTCAAGGCCATGGCGCGTCCTATCCTCCTGACCACGCTTGCGATCATCCTGATCGTCAGCATCTGGACCCCGCTGGCGCATCCGGCCATCGCCGAGCGCTGGTTTGGCTGGCCACGGATACTGTACTTTGCGCCGGTTCCCGTGCTGGTGCTAGTGGCGGTGTGGGCGATTCTGCGATCGCTGGCCGGCACCCCGCATGCAGCTCCTTTCGTCTGGTCGCTGATCCTCGTATTCCTGGGCTACTCCGGGCTGGTGATCAGCATCTGGCCCAATATCCTGCCGCCGGAGATTTCCATCTGGGACGCTGCCGCACCAGCACAGAGTCTGGGGTTCGCCCTGGTTGGTGCACTGCTGATCATTCCCTTTATCCTGGCCTATACAGCCTGGTCCTACTACGTATTCCGTGGCAAGGTGAAGGCAGGCGAGGGGTACCACTGA
- a CDS encoding DUF2474 domain-containing protein has product MKKPVPPAYGWTRRLLWLAAIWACSIAALGAAALLMRFIMQAAGMTR; this is encoded by the coding sequence ATGAAGAAGCCTGTCCCGCCTGCATATGGATGGACCAGACGCCTCCTTTGGCTGGCAGCGATCTGGGCATGCAGCATTGCCGCGCTGGGCGCTGCGGCGCTGCTCATGCGGTTCATCATGCAGGCTGCCGGCATGACGCGATGA
- the dnaX gene encoding DNA polymerase III subunit gamma/tau: MSYLVLARKYRPKTFSEMVGQEHVVQALTNALTTGRLHHAYMFTGTRGVGKTTVSRILAKSLNCTGPDGQGGVTSQPCGVCQACTEIDAGRFVDYTELDAASNRGVDEVQGLLEQAVYKPVQGRFKVFMIDEVHMLTNTAFNAMLKTLEEPPEYLKFVLATTDPQKVPVTVLSRCLQFNLRPMVPETVFQHLQHVLQAEQITADPGALHLLARAARGSMRDALSLTDQAIAFSAGQGGAEGLQLASIRQMLGSVDSSYVFRLIEALAGRAPAQVLEVVEALQMHGLSAAHALEDMTRILQRMAVWQMVPQAGDDGNPDEAEIRRLSALMPPDETQLLYSLCLHGRNELGLAPDEYAALTMILLRLLAFQQPQGQGVQTVPAAALGSTAEKKTLNNLEAPAPAPAPAPAPAPAPAPAPAPAPAPAPAPATATATAPAPAPAPAPAPAPAPASGAGIVPAGTQSDTAEVMPAPGIAPRAESGSTEVRMPAVSVHAAQSLEAQTRSAEDPESCSENGATGATPHEPAAMPPEAEGGTQDSPPATTRQVAPPSAPVSIAPWEHIPPEYQAQDEGQPLAQPHPQPDRMPLPQQGEATLVLPVVELPAPRIERPPSTATPPSGRRLVPTELGETWHALAETLIERSLLTGIARELLLQSQLLQQAAQEADATQALWTIRVENETLNHEGSRKRLEGALAELGHAVLLRIECGRVVDTPGLRLAKARAAEQERAEQTFIGHPYVQAMMRDLDAQPVAGSIRFTREPGPQGA, encoded by the coding sequence ATGTCCTATCTGGTGCTCGCCCGCAAATACCGTCCCAAGACCTTCTCCGAAATGGTGGGGCAGGAGCATGTCGTGCAGGCGCTGACGAACGCGCTGACGACCGGGCGCCTGCATCACGCCTACATGTTCACCGGCACACGCGGCGTCGGCAAGACCACCGTCTCGCGCATCCTGGCCAAGTCGCTCAACTGCACGGGGCCGGACGGGCAGGGCGGCGTCACGTCCCAGCCTTGCGGCGTCTGTCAGGCCTGTACCGAGATCGATGCCGGCCGTTTTGTCGATTACACCGAGCTTGATGCCGCCTCCAACCGCGGCGTGGACGAGGTACAGGGGCTGCTTGAACAGGCTGTCTACAAGCCGGTGCAGGGGCGCTTCAAGGTCTTCATGATCGACGAAGTGCACATGCTGACCAATACGGCGTTCAACGCCATGCTCAAGACGCTGGAAGAGCCGCCGGAGTACCTGAAATTCGTGCTGGCCACCACCGATCCGCAGAAGGTGCCGGTAACGGTGCTGAGCCGCTGCCTGCAGTTCAATCTGCGGCCCATGGTGCCGGAGACCGTGTTCCAGCATCTGCAGCACGTGCTGCAGGCGGAGCAGATCACTGCTGATCCCGGTGCGCTGCACCTGCTGGCGCGTGCTGCGCGTGGCTCCATGCGCGATGCCCTGTCGTTAACCGACCAGGCCATTGCCTTCAGCGCGGGGCAGGGCGGGGCGGAAGGCCTGCAACTCGCGTCGATTCGCCAAATGCTCGGCAGCGTGGACAGCAGTTATGTATTCCGCCTGATCGAGGCACTGGCAGGGCGCGCCCCGGCCCAGGTGCTGGAAGTGGTAGAGGCCCTGCAGATGCATGGCCTGTCGGCGGCACATGCGCTCGAAGACATGACGCGCATCCTGCAGCGCATGGCCGTGTGGCAGATGGTGCCCCAGGCCGGCGATGACGGAAACCCCGATGAAGCCGAAATCCGCCGCCTCTCGGCACTCATGCCCCCGGACGAGACCCAGCTGCTCTACAGCCTGTGCCTGCATGGCCGCAACGAACTGGGTCTGGCGCCCGACGAATATGCCGCCTTGACCATGATCCTGCTGCGTCTGCTGGCGTTCCAGCAGCCCCAGGGGCAGGGTGTGCAGACGGTACCGGCTGCTGCGCTTGGCAGCACGGCTGAAAAAAAAACTCTGAATAATCTGGAGGCTCCGGCTCCGGCTCCGGCTCCGGCTCCGGCTCCGGCTCCGGCTCCGGCTCCGGCTCCGGCTCCGGCTCCGGCTCCGGCTCCGGCACCTGCAACTGCAACTGCAACTGCACCTGCACCTGCACCTGCACCTGCACCTGCACCTGCACCTGCACCTGCCTCGGGAGCTGGCATCGTTCCGGCCGGAACGCAGTCGGACACAGCAGAGGTGATGCCCGCGCCCGGCATTGCGCCGCGAGCCGAATCCGGATCGACAGAGGTCCGGATGCCAGCCGTATCGGTGCATGCCGCCCAGTCGTTGGAGGCCCAAACCCGCAGCGCAGAAGACCCGGAATCCTGCAGTGAAAACGGCGCCACCGGGGCAACACCGCACGAACCTGCAGCCATGCCGCCCGAGGCAGAAGGAGGCACGCAAGACAGTCCGCCAGCGACAACGCGGCAGGTTGCCCCGCCGTCAGCCCCGGTCTCAATCGCCCCCTGGGAGCACATTCCCCCCGAATACCAGGCGCAGGACGAAGGCCAGCCGCTGGCACAGCCCCATCCCCAGCCGGACCGCATGCCGCTCCCGCAGCAAGGCGAGGCTACCCTGGTGCTCCCGGTCGTGGAGCTTCCCGCCCCCCGCATCGAGCGTCCGCCTAGCACCGCGACCCCGCCCAGCGGCCGCCGCCTGGTTCCCACCGAGCTCGGAGAAACCTGGCACGCCCTGGCCGAAACCCTGATCGAGCGCAGCCTGCTGACCGGCATCGCCCGCGAACTGCTGCTGCAGTCGCAACTGCTGCAGCAGGCAGCCCAAGAGGCGGATGCCACCCAGGCCCTCTGGACCATCCGCGTCGAAAACGAGACCCTCAACCACGAAGGCAGCCGCAAGCGCCTCGAAGGCGCGCTGGCCGAGCTGGGCCACGCGGTGCTGCTGCGCATCGAGTGCGGCCGTGTCGTCGATACGCCCGGCCTGCGCCTGGCCAAGGCACGCGCCGCCGAGCAGGAGCGCGCCGAACAGACCTTCATCGGACATCCGTATGTTCAGGCTATGATGCGCGACTTGGACGCGCAGCCTGTTGCGGGGTCCATCCGGTTTACCCGGGAGCCTGGTCCGCAAGGCGCCTGA
- a CDS encoding YbaB/EbfC family nucleoid-associated protein translates to MFNKGQLAGLMKQAQAMQDNLKKAQDELANVEVQAESGAGLVKVTMTCKHDVKRIEIDPSLLEDDKDMLEDLVAAAFNAAVRKAEEVSQEKMSKVMPAGMPGLPGGMKFPF, encoded by the coding sequence ATGTTCAACAAGGGACAACTCGCCGGCCTGATGAAGCAGGCCCAGGCCATGCAGGACAACCTCAAGAAGGCCCAGGATGAACTGGCCAACGTCGAGGTGCAGGCCGAATCCGGCGCCGGTCTGGTCAAGGTGACCATGACCTGCAAGCACGACGTCAAGCGCATCGAGATCGATCCCAGCCTGCTGGAAGACGACAAGGACATGCTGGAAGACCTGGTGGCCGCCGCCTTCAACGCCGCCGTGCGCAAGGCCGAGGAAGTCAGCCAGGAAAAGATGTCCAAGGTGATGCCGGCCGGCATGCCCGGTCTGCCCGGCGGCATGAAGTTCCCCTTCTGA
- the recR gene encoding recombination mediator RecR yields the protein MAQAHALQVLVEALRRLPGVGVKSASRMAFHLLQHDRAGARQLAQALQHACDSVHHCRLCHTFTEQEVCDTCLDASRDRSKLCVVETPADQSALERTQAFKGLYFVLMGKLSPLDGIGPQDIGLDRLLDRASDGVVQEVILATNFTAEGEATAHVLSERLKARGLKVTRLARGVPAGSELEYVDLGTIAHALHDRR from the coding sequence GTGGCCCAGGCGCACGCGCTCCAGGTACTGGTCGAGGCATTGCGGCGCCTGCCGGGGGTGGGCGTCAAGTCGGCCTCGCGCATGGCATTCCACCTGCTGCAGCACGATCGCGCCGGTGCACGCCAGCTGGCGCAGGCGCTCCAACATGCCTGCGACAGCGTGCACCATTGCCGCCTGTGCCACACCTTTACCGAACAGGAGGTGTGCGACACCTGCCTGGATGCCAGCCGCGACCGCAGCAAGCTCTGCGTGGTCGAAACCCCGGCCGACCAGTCCGCGCTGGAGCGCACCCAGGCCTTCAAGGGCCTGTATTTCGTGCTGATGGGCAAGCTCAGCCCGCTCGATGGCATCGGCCCGCAGGACATCGGCCTGGATCGTCTGCTCGACCGCGCCAGTGACGGCGTGGTGCAGGAAGTGATCCTGGCCACCAACTTCACCGCCGAAGGCGAGGCCACAGCCCATGTGCTGAGCGAGCGCCTCAAGGCGCGCGGCCTCAAGGTGACCCGCCTGGCACGCGGGGTTCCTGCCGGCAGCGAACTCGAATATGTCGATCTCGGTACCATTGCCCATGCCCTGCACGACCGCCGCTGA
- a CDS encoding gamma-butyrobetaine hydroxylase-like domain-containing protein, translated as MAGLTPDTPQPTNITVHARSRQLEVAFADGKSFLLPFELMRVYSPSAEVKGHGAGQEVLQTGKRLVDIVDLAPVGHYAIQPRFSDGHESGIYSWDYLYWLGTEQPRLWAEYEQRLQAAGASRDEELPSLKPAQGCGSGGCGH; from the coding sequence ATGGCTGGCCTGACCCCCGATACGCCGCAACCCACCAACATCACCGTCCACGCCCGCTCGCGCCAGCTCGAGGTGGCCTTTGCCGACGGCAAGAGCTTCCTGCTGCCGTTCGAGCTGATGCGCGTCTATTCCCCCTCGGCCGAAGTGAAGGGCCATGGTGCCGGACAAGAAGTGCTGCAGACCGGCAAGCGTCTGGTCGACATCGTCGATCTGGCGCCGGTAGGCCACTATGCGATCCAGCCGCGCTTCAGCGACGGGCATGAAAGCGGGATCTATTCCTGGGATTACCTCTACTGGCTGGGCACCGAGCAGCCGCGCCTGTGGGCCGAATACGAGCAGCGCCTGCAGGCGGCAGGGGCCTCGCGAGACGAGGAATTGCCGTCGCTGAAACCCGCCCAGGGTTGCGGCAGCGGCGGCTGCGGCCACTGA
- the ubiE gene encoding bifunctional demethylmenaquinone methyltransferase/2-methoxy-6-polyprenyl-1,4-benzoquinol methylase UbiE: MSQTHFGFETVDEKDKATRVRGVFDSVASKYDVMNDLMSGGLHRAWKAYTLMVANLKEGDRALDIAGGTGDLSLAFAKKVGSSGQVVHTDINFAMLSTGRDRLLNKGLVLPTVVCDAEKLPFPDNHFDVVSVAFGLRNMTHKDAALKEMNRVLKPRGKLLVLEFSKVAKPLEKAYDWYSFNILPRLGQLVAGDADSYRYLAESIRMHPGQEELKGLMKQAGFGHVDYHNLTAGVVALHVGIKC; encoded by the coding sequence ATGAGCCAGACCCATTTCGGTTTTGAAACCGTCGACGAGAAGGACAAGGCCACGCGCGTGCGCGGCGTGTTCGATTCCGTCGCCTCCAAGTACGACGTCATGAACGACCTGATGTCGGGCGGCCTGCACCGCGCCTGGAAGGCCTACACCCTGATGGTGGCCAACCTGAAGGAGGGCGATCGCGCGCTCGATATCGCCGGTGGCACCGGCGACCTGTCGCTGGCCTTTGCCAAGAAAGTGGGCAGCAGCGGCCAGGTGGTGCATACCGACATCAACTTTGCGATGCTCAGCACCGGCCGCGACCGCCTGCTGAACAAGGGCTTGGTGCTGCCCACGGTGGTGTGCGATGCCGAAAAGCTGCCATTCCCCGACAACCATTTCGACGTGGTCAGCGTGGCCTTCGGCCTGCGCAACATGACGCACAAGGATGCGGCCCTGAAGGAAATGAACCGCGTGCTCAAGCCGCGCGGCAAGCTGCTGGTGCTGGAATTCTCCAAGGTGGCCAAGCCGCTGGAGAAAGCCTACGACTGGTACAGCTTCAACATCCTGCCGCGCCTGGGCCAGCTGGTGGCCGGCGATGCCGACAGTTACCGCTACCTGGCCGAATCCATCCGCATGCACCCCGGCCAGGAAGAACTCAAGGGCCTGATGAAACAGGCCGGCTTCGGCCATGTGGACTACCACAACCTGACGGCGGGTGTGGTGGCTCTGCACGTCGGCATCAAATGCTGA
- a CDS encoding Tim44 domain-containing protein, which yields MRRLMPVLLAVVLSVTSLHAEAKRMGGGKSFGRQSSNVTQQQSTPTAPGQPGAGMQQTQPGRTANQTAPAQTTPQRKPWGGILGGLAAGLGLAWLANALGFGEGFANMLMILLLVMGGLMLFRMFRMFRRSSSAPAARGPVPAYQGGAAAPQGYNPKNVGNDASARPWESQGSQGVAFQAEQAAGGSMIGSGLAGSQNWGIPAGFDVQGFLDAAKRNFVTLQDAWDRGDVSSLRAMMTDEMLGEIRQQLAEREAEAAGKPNKTEVQMLEAQLLGIEETPTDYLASVEFSGLVKEDESAGASPFHEVWNMSKAKSGGAGWLVAGVQAMQVAGVQASH from the coding sequence ATGCGAAGACTCATGCCAGTCCTGTTGGCAGTCGTCCTGTCCGTCACCAGCCTGCATGCCGAAGCCAAGCGCATGGGCGGCGGCAAGTCGTTCGGCCGCCAATCGTCCAATGTGACGCAGCAGCAATCCACCCCGACCGCGCCCGGCCAGCCCGGCGCCGGCATGCAGCAGACGCAGCCCGGCCGCACGGCCAACCAGACGGCTCCGGCACAGACCACGCCGCAGCGCAAGCCCTGGGGCGGCATTCTGGGTGGTCTGGCCGCCGGCCTGGGCCTCGCCTGGCTGGCCAACGCGCTGGGCTTTGGCGAAGGCTTTGCCAACATGCTCATGATCCTGCTGCTCGTGATGGGCGGCCTGATGCTGTTCCGCATGTTCCGCATGTTCCGCCGCTCCTCGTCCGCTCCTGCAGCGCGCGGCCCGGTGCCTGCCTACCAGGGTGGTGCAGCAGCCCCGCAGGGCTACAACCCCAAGAATGTGGGCAATGACGCATCCGCACGCCCCTGGGAAAGCCAGGGCAGCCAGGGCGTAGCCTTTCAGGCCGAGCAGGCTGCCGGTGGCAGCATGATCGGCTCCGGCCTGGCCGGCTCGCAGAACTGGGGCATTCCGGCCGGTTTCGACGTGCAGGGCTTCCTGGACGCTGCCAAGCGCAACTTCGTCACCCTGCAAGACGCATGGGATCGCGGCGACGTCAGCAGCCTGCGCGCCATGATGACCGACGAAATGCTGGGCGAGATCCGTCAGCAGTTGGCCGAGCGCGAGGCCGAAGCGGCCGGCAAGCCGAACAAGACCGAGGTGCAGATGCTCGAAGCGCAACTGCTCGGCATCGAGGAAACGCCGACCGACTACCTGGCCAGCGTCGAGTTCTCCGGCCTGGTCAAGGAGGACGAATCCGCCGGGGCCAGCCCGTTCCACGAAGTGTGGAACATGAGCAAGGCCAAGAGTGGCGGGGCCGGCTGGCTGGTGGCTGGCGTGCAGGCCATGCAGGTGGCCGGAGTGCAGGCCTCGCACTAA